One genomic region from Jilunia laotingensis encodes:
- a CDS encoding T9SS type A sorting domain-containing protein produces the protein MKKIFLLMLLGLFYSLGMKAQYFNTPLFNAGFNSAEELNQWVEETSPSPGEDNTYWKLEEAPRSFSEIDPSSTNTLKFESTTGSQFLSVLTSPEIDATGKKGLAVGFYHANFMLQAFQKVFYFIEISADNGAVRDTIFNSQTDTYKGTLISGWRYILTYLPSKYDNKKLKFRLIVDAREFTGNRCFFYLDGLYLTHRFENDAHLSFSNMQKSNPNMTTNDRVFSNAETITVKLKNNGLKEIESIDLAYQVDDNVPVKETFTPAKTILMGDSVEYTFKTKADLGKFRTIYKFRTWTELAGDLNHANDTIAELLQNITTDVPYIPQFWFEKNGYMNLDMDEWTTEADYNSGWWRINATPKPGYCFIDFSRAAEDCNAVLRSRPIYFKAGVKYEMRFNACTYMEGIEPLADNQKNKLTISLTKDPNGLENLTEIWKNDALDRENGLNSSVRFEVPEDAAYFVSFKCTSLKTAKELRIRDFYFVTAPRKDAKIMEVVAPVSTKYMFDSKEVVEIAVLNNGLDVISANTLKVCAQLNGGDVIEETIPESIPVNTTLKYTFKNTVDLSDLSQKHKLGIWTSLPGDENLLNDSIAKVVENKVSGIPYIADFTTDDAGNFPQEKEMWEIVDANEDGHTFIAEKAQWGNNFFFSYGGSEEVSIPATNEFLYSRPVKLEAGANYRIQYSANIMENTAGVLHLKTSLYKITDGVKTETKVLFEENISSYNSQEHITNIEEGGVYVIGYHVQSSEPIDYSIRINNLKVTKTAETDIALDEILMAGKYLSAYRSLPIGVKVSNPGINAIESFSVSVSSPSLGTKTQEFKQVIQPLNYTYVYLDENMNFTGTEDETVSVKVSMENDGFESNNTKEFSISYLENAALPYSAEFQETEGFLAIDKNKDSRRFKAFETTEGVLQQKIHGYSISGDLEEDGDLLMSRGMVFEAEKVYKLSFDYVATNTSVIMPLLEVYALNVNSGERIPVATVVNDGKYDTKCQYLGYFSVPANEVYTICFAPAAGDNSIKLSGMLEVAEVEDTPDVAVTAIRIPAEDAVFNEKVDMMVMIKNNSSLPLMSVPFSCQVADTVYYSSRISELEPGVESEVYFSGVDMFTPGDYTFVIKAEMPVDKTPDDNVFTKTIKSLPVIEMEMRSLDSPKSGTLTATEAIVVSLSNNGKGAISNVPVHYSVTHVESETKVESDETVATEIPEGETLQFTFDKKVDMSVEGTYTIAVYVSVPDETVLTNDTIRTSVVSTRKVFDVGVVSVVDPVDGSLSTEEQVTVELKNFGEVNMYDIPVFAKIEKDGTLVKELTGVVNKCLLGETVNYTFTDKVDMQQYGEYVITAYSKGTNDLILQNDTCITKVKALKVDCGVIEIQNPGNECAIGKQPVTIVVKNFGEVELTDIPVRFKVGTMPQAGVVGQTLAPGETVVYTFPTEYNFRSEKEYTLTAYTELESDMDKENDSVSKIVKVVSTGIHSESTVNLQVYPNPVKEMVYIKADNELLKTVAIYDQKGNLQVKEVNIQNEELALPVTQLSNGLYLLYIETETGNLVRKLFKVD, from the coding sequence ATGAAAAAGATATTCCTGCTTATGTTACTGGGATTATTTTATAGTCTCGGCATGAAAGCCCAATATTTCAATACTCCATTGTTTAATGCGGGATTTAACTCAGCAGAAGAATTGAATCAATGGGTGGAAGAAACCTCTCCTTCTCCTGGAGAAGATAATACATATTGGAAGTTGGAAGAGGCTCCAAGGAGTTTTTCGGAAATTGATCCTTCCAGTACTAATACTTTGAAGTTCGAGTCAACAACAGGTTCTCAGTTTTTGTCTGTTCTCACATCACCTGAAATTGATGCAACGGGAAAAAAGGGATTAGCTGTGGGGTTCTATCACGCAAATTTCATGTTGCAAGCTTTTCAGAAAGTGTTTTATTTTATAGAAATAAGTGCCGATAATGGAGCTGTACGTGATACTATTTTTAATTCGCAGACAGATACTTATAAAGGGACTTTAATTAGCGGATGGAGATATATTTTGACGTACTTACCGTCAAAGTATGATAATAAAAAACTAAAGTTCCGTCTAATAGTAGATGCACGGGAGTTTACCGGCAACAGATGTTTCTTTTATCTGGATGGTTTGTATTTAACTCATCGATTTGAGAATGATGCACATTTATCATTTTCTAATATGCAGAAGAGTAATCCTAACATGACGACCAATGATCGGGTATTTTCTAATGCAGAAACTATTACGGTGAAATTAAAAAATAATGGGCTGAAGGAAATTGAATCTATTGATCTCGCTTATCAAGTTGATGATAATGTACCGGTTAAGGAGACATTTACTCCTGCAAAAACTATTTTGATGGGTGATTCTGTGGAATATACATTCAAGACTAAAGCAGATTTGGGGAAATTCAGAACAATTTATAAATTCAGAACTTGGACGGAGCTAGCAGGTGATTTAAACCATGCAAATGATACAATTGCTGAATTACTTCAAAACATTACAACCGATGTGCCCTATATACCTCAATTCTGGTTTGAAAAGAATGGTTATATGAATCTTGATATGGACGAGTGGACTACTGAGGCAGATTACAATTCCGGTTGGTGGCGCATAAATGCAACTCCAAAACCGGGCTATTGTTTTATTGATTTTAGCCGTGCAGCCGAAGATTGTAATGCTGTACTTCGTTCTCGCCCTATCTACTTTAAGGCAGGAGTGAAATATGAGATGCGTTTCAATGCATGTACCTATATGGAAGGTATCGAGCCTCTGGCGGATAATCAAAAAAACAAACTCACTATCTCCTTGACTAAGGATCCCAATGGCTTGGAAAATCTTACTGAAATATGGAAGAATGATGCGTTAGATAGAGAAAACGGGCTTAATAGTTCCGTTCGTTTTGAGGTACCTGAAGATGCGGCATATTTTGTGTCTTTCAAATGTACTAGTCTTAAAACTGCTAAAGAGTTACGTATTCGTGACTTCTATTTTGTAACGGCTCCGAGGAAAGATGCTAAGATAATGGAAGTGGTAGCACCGGTTTCAACAAAGTATATGTTTGATTCTAAGGAAGTAGTTGAGATTGCCGTTTTAAATAATGGTTTGGATGTGATTTCAGCTAACACTTTAAAAGTGTGTGCCCAGTTGAATGGGGGAGATGTCATTGAAGAAACCATTCCCGAATCTATTCCGGTAAATACGACCTTAAAATATACTTTCAAAAACACGGTTGATTTGAGCGATCTTAGCCAGAAACATAAACTCGGTATTTGGACGAGTTTGCCCGGAGATGAAAATCTATTGAATGATTCTATTGCTAAAGTCGTCGAAAACAAAGTTTCCGGCATACCTTATATTGCAGATTTCACAACTGATGACGCAGGTAATTTTCCTCAGGAAAAAGAGATGTGGGAAATTGTGGATGCAAATGAGGATGGACACACTTTCATTGCAGAAAAAGCGCAATGGGGCAATAACTTTTTCTTCAGTTATGGCGGTAGTGAAGAGGTGAGTATCCCTGCAACGAATGAATTTCTTTATTCACGTCCGGTGAAGTTGGAAGCAGGTGCTAATTACCGTATTCAATATTCGGCTAATATAATGGAGAATACTGCTGGTGTATTGCATCTGAAGACCTCATTATATAAGATTACAGATGGCGTTAAAACAGAAACCAAAGTTTTGTTTGAGGAAAATATATCCTCTTATAATTCTCAGGAACACATTACAAATATTGAAGAAGGTGGTGTGTATGTCATAGGATATCATGTGCAATCGAGTGAGCCGATTGATTATTCAATCCGTATCAATAACCTGAAAGTGACAAAAACGGCTGAAACCGATATAGCACTTGACGAAATTTTGATGGCGGGTAAGTATCTATCGGCCTATCGGTCATTGCCGATTGGCGTTAAAGTTTCCAATCCCGGGATTAATGCCATTGAGTCGTTCTCTGTATCAGTCTCTTCTCCTTCTTTGGGAACCAAAACTCAGGAATTCAAGCAAGTCATTCAGCCGTTGAACTATACTTATGTCTATTTGGATGAAAATATGAATTTTACCGGGACGGAAGATGAAACGGTATCTGTCAAGGTATCTATGGAGAATGATGGTTTTGAATCAAATAATACGAAAGAGTTCTCTATTTCTTATCTGGAAAATGCAGCATTGCCTTATAGTGCTGAATTCCAAGAAACAGAAGGTTTCCTAGCTATAGATAAGAACAAAGATAGCAGAAGATTCAAGGCATTTGAGACGACTGAGGGTGTGTTGCAACAGAAAATACATGGCTATTCCATTAGTGGCGATTTAGAGGAGGATGGCGATTTGTTGATGTCCCGAGGGATGGTATTTGAAGCTGAAAAGGTCTATAAACTGTCATTTGATTATGTCGCGACAAATACTTCTGTCATAATGCCGCTGTTGGAAGTTTATGCGTTAAATGTAAACAGTGGTGAGCGGATTCCTGTTGCAACGGTTGTCAATGATGGCAAGTATGATACTAAATGTCAGTACTTGGGGTATTTCTCCGTACCGGCTAATGAAGTTTACACTATCTGTTTTGCTCCGGCTGCCGGTGATAATTCTATAAAACTTAGTGGTATGCTCGAAGTGGCTGAAGTAGAAGATACACCGGATGTGGCTGTTACTGCTATTCGGATTCCTGCGGAGGATGCCGTGTTCAACGAAAAAGTCGACATGATGGTCATGATTAAGAATAATAGTTCTTTACCGTTAATGAGCGTACCGTTTAGTTGTCAGGTTGCCGACACTGTCTATTATTCTTCTCGCATATCCGAGTTGGAACCGGGTGTCGAATCTGAAGTTTATTTTAGTGGTGTGGATATGTTCACTCCTGGTGATTATACGTTTGTGATCAAAGCAGAAATGCCTGTAGATAAGACTCCTGATGACAATGTCTTTACGAAAACGATCAAGAGCCTGCCTGTCATTGAAATGGAAATGCGTTCGCTCGATAGTCCGAAGAGTGGAACACTTACCGCTACTGAGGCGATTGTTGTTAGTCTGAGTAATAACGGGAAGGGGGCGATTTCTAACGTTCCGGTTCATTATTCCGTGACCCATGTTGAAAGTGAAACGAAAGTAGAATCGGATGAAACTGTGGCTACTGAAATCCCGGAAGGAGAAACTTTACAGTTTACTTTCGATAAAAAAGTAGACATGTCCGTTGAAGGTACTTATACTATTGCTGTATATGTGAGCGTGCCCGATGAAACCGTACTGACGAATGATACCATCCGTACCAGTGTCGTATCTACGCGGAAAGTATTTGACGTGGGCGTAGTATCAGTGGTCGATCCGGTCGATGGCAGCTTGTCTACAGAGGAACAAGTGACAGTGGAACTGAAGAATTTTGGTGAAGTGAATATGTATGACATTCCTGTGTTTGCCAAAATAGAGAAAGATGGCACTTTGGTGAAAGAGTTGACCGGAGTAGTTAATAAATGCTTGTTAGGCGAGACGGTGAACTATACTTTTACTGATAAAGTGGATATGCAGCAATACGGTGAATATGTGATTACAGCCTATTCCAAAGGAACGAACGACTTGATTCTACAAAATGACACTTGCATTACTAAAGTAAAAGCTTTAAAAGTGGATTGTGGAGTCATCGAGATACAGAATCCGGGCAATGAATGTGCAATAGGCAAACAACCTGTCACGATCGTTGTGAAGAATTTCGGAGAAGTCGAATTGACGGATATTCCTGTAAGATTTAAAGTTGGCACGATGCCACAAGCCGGAGTAGTCGGACAAACGTTGGCTCCGGGAGAAACAGTGGTTTATACGTTCCCGACGGAATATAATTTCCGTTCTGAAAAAGAATATACCCTGACTGCCTACACGGAACTGGAGTCGGATATGGATAAAGAAAATGACTCGGTGTCCAAAATAGTAAAGGTGGTATCGACAGGCATACATTCGGAAAGTACGGTCAACTTGCAAGTTTATCCGAATCCGGTGAAAGAGATGGTTTACATTAAAGCTGATAACGAACTCCTGAAAACCGTTGCCATATATGATCAAAAGGGTAATCTACAGGTGAAAGAGGTAAATATTCAAAACGAAGAATTGGCACTCCCTGTCACCCAGCTATCCAATGGACTTTATTTATTGTACATTGAAACGGAGACAGGAAATCTGGTTCGTAAACTATTTAAAGTAGATTGA
- the panC gene encoding pantoate--beta-alanine ligase, whose protein sequence is MKVIHTIKDLQTELSVLKVLGKKVGLVPTMGALHAGHASLVKRSVNENDVTVVSVFVNPTQFNDKNDLVKYPRTLDADCKLLDACEVNFVFAPSVEEIYPKPDTRSFSYAPLDTVMEGAFRPGHFNGVCQIVSKLFDIVKPYRAYFGEKDFQQLAIIREMVRQMKFDLEIVGCPIVREEDGLALSSRNARLSAAERENALNISRTLFKSLTFAADHSVSETQQMVEDAINATSGLRLEYFEIVDGNTLQKIGDWNETSYAVGCITVFCGEVRLIDNIKYKEV, encoded by the coding sequence ATGAAAGTAATACATACGATCAAGGACTTACAGACTGAGTTATCAGTTCTGAAGGTACTGGGGAAAAAGGTAGGTTTGGTACCTACTATGGGTGCCCTGCATGCTGGGCATGCATCACTTGTTAAGCGTAGTGTAAATGAGAATGATGTAACGGTAGTCAGTGTTTTTGTAAACCCTACTCAGTTTAATGATAAAAATGACTTGGTGAAATATCCTCGTACATTAGATGCCGATTGTAAATTACTGGATGCCTGTGAAGTAAATTTTGTGTTTGCACCTTCAGTCGAAGAGATCTATCCTAAACCCGATACACGTAGTTTTAGTTATGCACCGCTTGATACGGTGATGGAGGGGGCTTTCCGTCCTGGCCATTTTAATGGTGTATGCCAGATTGTGAGTAAATTGTTTGATATTGTAAAACCCTATCGTGCTTATTTCGGTGAAAAGGATTTTCAGCAGTTGGCAATTATTCGTGAAATGGTGCGTCAGATGAAATTCGATTTGGAGATTGTCGGTTGTCCTATTGTGCGTGAAGAGGATGGATTAGCCCTCAGTAGTCGTAATGCCCGTTTATCAGCGGCAGAACGTGAAAATGCATTAAATATTTCCCGGACATTATTTAAAAGTCTTACCTTTGCAGCCGATCATTCTGTGAGTGAGACACAACAGATGGTAGAAGATGCCATCAATGCTACCTCAGGGTTGCGTTTGGAGTATTTTGAGATAGTCGATGGGAACACTTTACAGAAGATTGGAGATTGGAACGAAACTTCATATGCGGTAGGCTGTATAACAGTATTCTGTGGAGAAGTCAGACTCATTGATAATATAAAATACAAGGAAGTTTAA
- a CDS encoding T9SS type A sorting domain-containing protein: MKRILVLMVLVVLYATAMQAQWSDDPSVNLQLSDQKGATPGSIKVAKTTDGKMFVSWTTYEGKGGQTRLQLLDKNGNLLWDKGGILVSEHPAASYTTDFDMKTSSDGCAIIAYSDSRTDLETLLDFKPYVYKIDQEGNYLWGIDGVAIPCKSHQGMRPRIGITNAGSIIIGYSDAINGLFCMQKINEDGELEWAQNLEFGGIMGNFIATGEDDFILTWFGGGLRAQRFDTYGEAIWEKEVVIEDGLTLNGHVEPQMLSDGEGGFAICYARAIGISEHYVCIQRVSADGETMMGMQSVVTGDGSALHSCGHIGIDTQNKTIVCQWNKQRGDDQRHFVNKYDYFGDPQWGKEGIELDLNWMFGFYTYGTVITDDQGCILIYSDYQDSAVKDKIMAKKLDQNGQVQWTQELCSNLDYKLRGVTCVHEDQICVFWSSETNTEVYGQNISLDGKLGVLASGIENSVLSQNDEIYYSEGSLHIFGKAVSEGLAKLKIADISGAVIHESMISISNATTSVPLSLLQGVYVIHISFDDQEIVSKIVVR; this comes from the coding sequence ATGAAAAGAATTTTAGTATTAATGGTTTTAGTTGTACTGTATGCAACTGCCATGCAGGCACAATGGTCGGATGATCCTTCAGTCAATTTACAACTTTCAGATCAAAAGGGAGCCACTCCCGGAAGCATTAAAGTTGCTAAGACCACAGATGGCAAAATGTTTGTATCTTGGACTACTTATGAGGGGAAAGGTGGTCAGACAAGGTTGCAATTGCTTGATAAGAATGGAAATTTATTATGGGACAAAGGCGGTATTCTTGTAAGCGAACATCCAGCTGCTTCTTATACAACCGATTTTGATATGAAAACATCATCGGACGGATGTGCAATTATTGCTTATAGTGATTCGCGGACAGATCTTGAAACTTTACTTGATTTTAAACCTTATGTTTACAAAATAGATCAGGAAGGAAATTATCTTTGGGGAATCGATGGGGTCGCTATCCCATGTAAGTCACACCAAGGTATGCGTCCAAGAATTGGAATAACTAATGCAGGTTCCATAATAATTGGCTATTCTGATGCTATTAATGGATTGTTTTGCATGCAAAAAATAAATGAAGACGGGGAATTAGAGTGGGCACAAAATCTTGAATTTGGTGGCATAATGGGGAATTTTATTGCAACAGGTGAAGATGATTTTATACTTACTTGGTTTGGAGGTGGATTGCGTGCCCAAAGATTTGACACTTATGGTGAAGCAATTTGGGAGAAAGAAGTTGTCATTGAAGATGGCCTGACATTGAATGGGCATGTAGAACCTCAAATGCTTTCAGATGGCGAGGGAGGCTTTGCGATATGTTATGCGCGTGCTATTGGTATATCGGAACATTATGTATGTATTCAACGGGTAAGTGCTGATGGTGAAACCATGATGGGGATGCAATCTGTTGTTACCGGTGATGGGAGTGCCCTCCATTCTTGTGGACATATTGGCATTGATACACAGAATAAAACGATTGTTTGCCAATGGAATAAGCAAAGAGGAGATGATCAGAGGCATTTTGTGAATAAGTATGATTATTTTGGTGATCCTCAATGGGGGAAGGAAGGAATTGAATTAGACCTCAATTGGATGTTTGGATTTTATACATATGGAACTGTAATTACGGATGATCAAGGATGTATATTGATTTATTCTGATTATCAGGACAGTGCGGTGAAGGATAAAATCATGGCAAAAAAGCTGGATCAAAATGGGCAAGTGCAATGGACACAGGAACTTTGCAGTAATCTGGATTATAAATTACGGGGAGTTACATGTGTTCATGAAGATCAAATTTGTGTTTTCTGGTCATCGGAAACTAATACGGAAGTATATGGGCAGAACATCTCGTTGGACGGTAAATTGGGTGTTTTAGCTAGTGGAATTGAAAATTCGGTATTGAGTCAAAATGATGAGATTTATTATTCGGAAGGTTCTCTTCATATTTTCGGCAAAGCAGTTTCAGAAGGTCTTGCCAAATTGAAAATAGCTGATATCAGTGGTGCAGTCATTCATGAAAGCATGATTTCTATTTCGAATGCAACGACTTCTGTTCCTTTAAGTTTACTTCAGGGAGTCTATGTCATTCATATCAGTTTTGATGATCAGGAAATTGTTAGTAAAATTGTTGTAAGATAA
- a CDS encoding tetratricopeptide repeat protein produces MKLYNTIKTLPFAYNLYRNKRFFCLLGILMAISFTIQAKDQQITILQQTKSIIQKEPLPESTKKELEQRIDSITKSGQISESAFVKMISNIGVQLREKGTLTRAVELYLTVIAYYEQKTDLSKDEIKSLILFYIPLGACHDDLGLSNRAMDYYLKALSLSEKYKFEDQSAVIYNNIGSIYFKKNDLDKALTFLEKALAINKKNNNKQELFYNYNNLGGIYITRNMEDRALDYALEAIQLLDKQTDAYLYYFMQTNIAGLYLMKNEYALTMSYLRNTMIHQQKYGFHSDLIQTYNLLSETFDKMGRKDSAFIYLEKALSESQTLPNRQIESTLQRKMAKFHSTNGNYQKAYEALETAAIIGDSISAADNNKKITNMERVYDAEKKMQENELLIKDISLQKATSDRLWIIMAAFAFCLIITIVLLIYHSMNKEKQRKTQTILAQQQSSLFEKEKELQNQKEQELSHIIDQRNRELTSYTLYMIKTNEFISDINEELKQLLLELNPRDRQHKSQIQKTQIKLQQQSSTNNWDEFRYYFEQVHPSFYKNLEQSYPDLTMKEKRLCAFLRLGLSSKEIAAITFKEVRSVESARNRLRRKLNINLEENLIEFISRI; encoded by the coding sequence ATGAAACTATATAATACCATCAAAACACTACCGTTTGCTTATAATCTGTATAGAAACAAACGCTTCTTTTGTCTTTTAGGCATTCTAATGGCTATTAGTTTTACCATCCAAGCAAAAGACCAACAGATTACAATACTCCAACAAACAAAATCCATTATTCAAAAAGAGCCCCTCCCGGAATCCACGAAAAAAGAATTGGAACAAAGGATAGACTCCATAACAAAATCGGGCCAAATCTCAGAGAGTGCATTCGTCAAAATGATCAGCAATATAGGAGTCCAGTTGAGAGAGAAAGGTACCTTAACGAGAGCCGTCGAGCTTTATCTGACAGTAATAGCATATTATGAGCAAAAAACGGACTTATCGAAAGATGAAATAAAATCACTTATTCTATTTTACATACCACTTGGCGCATGTCATGATGACCTCGGTTTATCAAACAGAGCGATGGATTATTATTTGAAAGCACTTTCTCTTTCTGAAAAATATAAATTCGAAGATCAAAGTGCAGTAATATACAATAATATAGGTAGCATATATTTCAAAAAAAACGATTTGGATAAGGCATTAACATTTTTGGAAAAAGCATTAGCAATCAATAAGAAAAACAATAATAAACAGGAATTATTTTACAACTATAACAATTTAGGAGGAATTTATATAACCCGCAATATGGAAGACCGCGCATTGGATTATGCACTTGAAGCCATCCAATTGTTGGATAAACAAACGGATGCATATTTATACTATTTCATGCAAACCAATATAGCCGGTCTCTACTTGATGAAAAATGAATATGCATTAACCATGAGCTACTTACGAAATACTATGATCCATCAACAAAAATACGGTTTCCATTCCGATCTCATACAAACCTATAATTTACTTTCTGAAACTTTTGACAAAATGGGACGAAAAGATTCTGCATTCATATATTTAGAAAAGGCATTGTCGGAATCCCAAACCCTCCCAAACAGACAAATAGAAAGTACTCTTCAACGCAAAATGGCAAAATTTCATTCAACTAACGGAAATTACCAGAAGGCATACGAGGCACTGGAAACTGCTGCTATTATCGGAGACTCCATATCTGCTGCAGACAATAATAAAAAGATCACCAATATGGAGCGCGTTTATGATGCTGAGAAAAAAATGCAGGAAAACGAGTTACTGATTAAAGACATCAGTTTGCAGAAAGCTACTTCGGACCGTCTTTGGATCATTATGGCAGCTTTTGCCTTCTGCCTAATAATCACGATAGTTCTTCTTATCTACCATTCTATGAACAAAGAAAAACAAAGGAAAACTCAAACAATATTAGCACAACAGCAGTCATCACTTTTTGAAAAAGAAAAAGAACTGCAAAATCAAAAAGAACAAGAATTAAGCCATATTATCGACCAACGTAACCGTGAACTTACTTCTTACACCTTATATATGATAAAAACGAACGAATTCATATCCGACATCAACGAAGAGTTAAAACAATTACTTTTGGAGCTTAATCCCAGAGACCGTCAACATAAAAGCCAAATACAAAAAACTCAAATCAAACTCCAACAACAGAGTTCAACAAACAACTGGGATGAATTCCGGTACTATTTTGAACAAGTCCATCCGTCATTCTATAAAAATCTGGAACAGAGCTATCCGGACTTGACCATGAAAGAAAAACGTCTCTGTGCTTTTCTCCGCTTAGGACTCTCGTCTAAAGAAATTGCGGCCATCACATTCAAAGAAGTAAGAAGTGTGGAATCAGCCAGAAACCGTTTACGCAGAAAATTAAATATTAATCTTGAAGAAAATTTAATCGAATTTATATCCCGAATCTAA
- a CDS encoding Omp28-related outer membrane protein encodes MKKKTTLFFLILICMTPFFYAQSPRLVLLEEFSNTKCGPCIAFSPRLDSLLMVRLGEVVSIQYHVGWPASNDEFYLNQQESQDERIKFYDVTGVPFINLNGTPVRTVASTISDEIDNYLQEPIQINLGLESKTENGKLFVKVISTAIQTIENANLRLFVAVVEEEVTSEQNKLHYTNIFRKMLPDANGYELPDQMQAGQQDVFEDEWEISGFYNEKELAIVAFIQDISNHQVYQAAYAPRATDKTDAAKVVLVENVPSKICTPHFTPKIRFRNIGKNPMTSAKLNISINDCIQQTDWSGELQYLENEQIVSPDFTEYQLAEGSAMNKVEIWLSDINGTEGCSEKYVTTFENSLVIKNQVQLTLFTDKKPEEISWKLFNSAGDVVDEEKSYNEPRQFYKRILSIDSDDCYQLIFYDAGGNGIAGENGNGYYKLEQIEETGKHKLITQADYKTAEHDVYFKMENVIPAGIGSLTEDVMEFFYDVNTKTVFFDDKGLCKDIVVYNLVGEAVMEVKASSDNALHLDNLPKGAYLMCIKVAGKLMTRKIVIE; translated from the coding sequence ATGAAAAAGAAGACTACACTATTTTTTCTTATTCTGATTTGTATGACTCCTTTTTTTTATGCTCAGTCACCCAGATTGGTTCTTCTTGAAGAATTTTCCAATACAAAGTGTGGACCTTGCATTGCATTCAGCCCCCGGCTGGATTCTCTTCTTATGGTCAGATTGGGTGAAGTCGTAAGCATTCAGTACCATGTGGGATGGCCTGCTTCCAATGATGAATTCTATCTGAATCAACAGGAAAGTCAGGATGAAAGAATCAAATTTTATGATGTAACAGGTGTGCCCTTTATCAATTTGAATGGGACTCCTGTCCGAACCGTTGCGAGTACTATATCTGATGAAATTGATAACTACTTGCAGGAGCCGATACAAATAAATCTCGGTTTAGAATCGAAAACAGAGAATGGCAAGTTGTTTGTTAAGGTTATATCAACTGCAATCCAAACTATTGAGAATGCAAACCTTCGTCTTTTTGTAGCAGTTGTTGAAGAAGAGGTAACATCCGAACAGAATAAGTTGCATTATACAAATATTTTCCGCAAGATGCTGCCGGATGCTAATGGATACGAATTGCCAGACCAGATGCAAGCAGGTCAGCAAGATGTATTTGAAGATGAGTGGGAGATCAGTGGTTTCTATAACGAAAAGGAATTGGCTATCGTTGCTTTTATTCAGGATATCAGCAATCATCAGGTTTATCAGGCGGCTTATGCTCCCCGTGCAACGGATAAGACGGATGCAGCAAAAGTTGTTTTGGTGGAAAATGTTCCTTCTAAAATATGCACTCCTCATTTTACTCCTAAAATTCGCTTTAGAAACATAGGGAAGAATCCTATGACATCCGCTAAATTGAATATTAGCATTAATGACTGCATACAACAAACGGATTGGAGTGGTGAACTTCAGTATCTTGAAAATGAGCAGATCGTTTCACCTGATTTTACTGAATACCAATTGGCAGAAGGATCAGCGATGAATAAAGTCGAGATTTGGTTGTCGGATATTAACGGAACAGAAGGTTGCAGCGAGAAATATGTTACCACATTTGAAAATTCGTTGGTTATCAAGAATCAAGTGCAGTTGACTCTTTTTACCGATAAGAAACCGGAAGAGATCAGTTGGAAACTTTTCAATTCGGCAGGAGATGTAGTTGATGAGGAGAAAAGTTACAATGAACCACGTCAATTTTATAAGCGAATATTATCTATTGATTCGGATGATTGTTACCAATTGATTTTTTATGATGCCGGAGGCAATGGTATTGCCGGAGAAAATGGAAATGGATATTACAAACTGGAACAAATTGAGGAAACCGGCAAACACAAACTTATTACACAAGCTGATTATAAGACTGCAGAACATGATGTCTATTTTAAAATGGAAAATGTGATTCCTGCCGGAATAGGAAGTTTGACTGAAGATGTAATGGAGTTTTTCTATGATGTAAATACCAAAACCGTGTTTTTTGACGACAAAGGATTGTGTAAAGACATTGTTGTTTACAACTTGGTTGGAGAGGCAGTGATGGAGGTGAAGGCATCCTCCGATAATGCTCTTCATCTTGATAATCTGCCCAAAGGAGCTTATTTGATGTGTATTAAGGTTGCAGGTAAACTTATGACACGAAAAATAGTAATCGAATAA
- the panD gene encoding aspartate 1-decarboxylase: protein MMIEVLKSKIHCARVTEANLNYMGSITIDEDLLDAANMIAGEKVYIADNNNGERFETYIIKGERGSGKICLNGAAARKVQPNDIVIIMSYALMDFEEAKSFKPSVIFPDPVTNSVVK from the coding sequence ATGATGATTGAAGTGTTGAAGTCGAAGATTCATTGCGCGCGAGTGACTGAAGCCAATCTTAACTATATGGGTAGTATAACGATTGACGAAGATTTGCTTGATGCAGCGAACATGATTGCCGGTGAGAAGGTTTATATCGCTGACAATAATAACGGAGAGCGTTTTGAAACCTATATTATCAAAGGTGAACGCGGTTCGGGTAAAATTTGCTTGAATGGAGCTGCTGCCCGTAAAGTACAACCGAACGATATTGTGATTATCATGTCATACGCATTAATGGATTTTGAAGAGGCTAAATCTTTTAAACCGTCAGTGATCTTCCCAGATCCGGTGACAAACAGTGTGGTGAAATAA